One window of Vanessa atalanta chromosome 9, ilVanAtal1.2, whole genome shotgun sequence genomic DNA carries:
- the LOC125066138 gene encoding ATP-binding cassette sub-family G member 4: MLANLSGTLVQGFHQDGHAAMTSGKNMESKSTQIHLPLMGRGSRGELNDKVMFSQVKSPPEQLNNGQLLGGSQINLCNGGAGAAMTGLVPKIPNGYGDQKKPMASLTHLPKRPPVDIEFSDLSYSVSEGRKRGYKALLKCINGTFRSSELTAIMGPSGAGKSTLMNILAGYKTSNVSGSILINGKERNLRRFRKLSCYIMQDDCLLPHLTVKEAMNVSANLKLGKDMTVTAKKIVINEILEMLSLVEAGDTRTINLSGGQKKRLSIALELVNNPPVMFFDEPTSGLDSSSCFQCISLLKSLARGGRTIICTIHQPSARLFEMFDFLYTLAEGQCIYQGSVTSLVPFLSSMGLHCPSYHNPADYVMEVATGEHGDWVHKLVMAVNKGNCGRGQSSTSSSSSSVPQNCNYNNQSKNNIKKEALEIVIDKPTCTVIDMSEPTLNTEKQNALPNSTNLAPVTCTTSLLDSSESFTKKPQNTGFPTSGWKQFWILLKRTFRSILRDQMLTHLRLCSHTVVGLLIGFLYYDIGQDAAKVMSNAGCIFFTVMFTMFTAMMPTILTFPTEMSVFVREHLNYWYSLKAFYFAKTMADLPFQIVFSGVYVIIVYFMTGQPMQTDRVLMFTTINILTALVAQSLGLLIGAAMKIETGVYLGPVTTIPVVLFSGFFVNFNAIPSYLQWLTYLSYVRYGFEGAMLSVYGFGREKLHCSEAYCHFRTPSLFLKEMTMDHSNFWVDVGALSAFFVFIRVISYLVLRFKLKMMQ; this comes from the exons ATGTTGGCGAATTTGAGCGGAACTTTGGTCCAG GGTTTTCATCAGGATGGTCACGCAGCGATGACGTCCGGTAAGAATATGGAGTCGAAGAGCACACAAATTCATCTCCCGCTAATGGGACGCGGCAGCCGCGGGGAGCTGAACGACAAGGTCATGTTCTCACAGGTGAAGTCACCTCCAGAACAGCTCAATAATGGACAGTTGTTAGG agGATCTCAAATAAATCTGTGCAACGGCGGCGCTGGAGCTGCCATGACTGGTTTGGTACCAAAGATACCTAATGGCTATGGAGATCAGAAGAAACCGATGGCATCCCTCACTCATTTACCGAAACGTCCACCGGTAGACATCGAGTTTTCCGATTTATCATATTCCGTCAGTGAGGGCAGAAAGAGAGGGTACAAAGCCTTATTAAAGTGCATCAATGGTACTTTCCGCTCGAGTGAGTTGACGGCCATCATGGGGCCATCTGGTGCTGGCAAGAGTACCCTCATGAATATATTAGCTGGATACAA aACGTCAAACGTCAGCGGTTCAATACTTATAAATGGCAAAGAGAGGAATCTCAGACGGTTTCGCAAATTGTCTTGTTATATAATGCAAGACGACTGTCTCCTACCACATCTCACCGTGAAGGAAGCGATGAATGTCTCAGCAAATTTAAAACTCGGTAAAGATATGACTGTTACCGCAAAGAAAATAGTCATCAACGAAATATTAGAAATGCTGAGTCTTGTAGAAGCTGGTGACACGCGAACAATAAATCTATCAGGAGGACAAAAGAAACGTCTGTCTATAGCTTTAGAGCTAGTTAACAACCCACCAGTCATGTTTTTCGACGAGCCCACATCTGGATTGGATAGTTCATCATGTTTTCAATGTATATCTCTGTTAAAATCTCTTGCAAGAGGTGGAAGAACGATCATATGTACCATCCATCAACCGTCCGCGAGGCTCTTCGAAATGTTCGACTTTCTATACACATTGGCCGAAGGTCAATGTATATATCAAGGTTCAGTGACTAGCTTAGTGCCGTTCTTATCATCTATGGGATTACATTGTCCAAGTTACCACAATCCTGCTGACTATG TGATGGAAGTAGCAACGGGTGAACACGGCGACTGGGTGCACAAACTGGTGATGGCTGTGAATAAGGGCAACTGTGGCAGAGGACAGTCATCGACGTCTTCTTCCTCATCCTCTGTGCCTCAGAACTGCAACTATAACAATCAAAGCAAGAACAATATTAAGAAGGAAGCACTTGAGATAGTTATTG ATAAACCAACATGCACTGTGATAGATATGTCAGAACCGACCCTCAACACCGAGAAACAAAATGCTCTACCAAATTCAACGAATTTAGCGCCCGTTACTTGTACTACTTCTCTCCTCGATTCAAGCGAGAGTTTCACAAAGAAGCCACAAAATACCGGCTTCCCAACGTCAGGATGGAAGCAATTTTGGATCTTATTGAAAAGAACTTTCCGAAGTATTTTACGAGATCAAATGTTGACGCATTTAAGGTTATGTTCGCATACTGTTGTTGGCTTGTTGATTGGATTTCTGTACTACGATATTGGACAAGATGCTGCTAAAGTTATGAGTAACGCTGGATGTATATTCTTTACTGTGATGTTCACTATGTTCACGGCTATGATGCCTACAATTCTAACAT TCCCAACTGAGATGAGTGTGTTTGTGAGAGAGCATTTAAATTATTGGTACTCATTGAAAGCGTTCTATTTTGCGAAGACTATGGCGGATCTACCGTttcag ATAGTCTTCAGCGGGGTGTACGTGATAATAGTGTACTTCATGACGGGCCAACCGATGCAGACGGACCGGGTGCTAATGTTCACGACCATCAACATCCTGACGGCGCTGGTGGCGCAGTCGCTGGGGCTGCTCATCGGCGCCGCCATGAAGATCGAGACGGGCGTGTACCTGGGGCCCGTTACCACCATTCCCGTCGTGCTGTTCTCTGGTTTCTTCGTCAACTTCAACGCCATCCCCAGCTACCTGCAGTGGTTGACGTACCTCAGCTACGTGCGCTACGGCTTCGAGGGTGCCATGCTGTCGGTGTACGGCTTCGGCAGAGAGAAGCTACACTGCTCGGAGGCCTACTGCCACTTCCGGACCCCGAGCCTGTTCCTCAAGGAGATGACGATGGACCACTCCAACTTCTGGGTCGACGTCGGCGCACTGAGCGCTTTCTTCGTATTCATCCGAGTGATCTCCTACCTAGTTCTAAGGTTCAAATTGAAGATGATGCAGTAG